In a genomic window of Quercus lobata isolate SW786 chromosome 4, ValleyOak3.0 Primary Assembly, whole genome shotgun sequence:
- the LOC115983283 gene encoding protein NRT1/ PTR FAMILY 5.10-like isoform X2, protein MLPSISTSNYVGKNKVTLASSELQVNLFFISLYLVAVGQGGHKPCVQAFGADQFDGEDPVECQAKSSFFNWWYFGLCTGSSVAMLILTYVQENLSWGLGYGIPCVAMVIALGVFFLGTRTYRYSVKEVKSPFVRIGQVFVTAIKNRRAKPSEIAIEEEACRTLPQHNSEQFKFLNKALQGKVCTISDVEEAKAVLRLIPIWATSLGYAIVVAQTSTFFTEQGATLDRSIFPGFEIPAASLQFFIGLAIVFFIPIYDRIFVPIARAITTKPFGITMLQRIGTGMLLSIICMVVAALVEIKRLKTAKEYGLVDMPDVTIPMSVWWLLPQYVLSGIADVFTIVGLQEFFYDQVPSELRSVGLALYLSILGVGNFLSSFLVSIIEEVTGGDGKDSWFADNLNRAHLDYFYWLLAGISAVAFTAYLYFAKSYIYNRPSTI, encoded by the exons ATGCTTCCTTCTATCAGTACCTCTAATTACGTGGGCAAAAACAAAGTTACATTAGCTTCTTCCGAGCTCCAAGTGAATTTATTCTTCATCTCTCTATATCTAGTAGCAGTTGGGCAAGGTGGACATAAGCCTTGCGTTCAAGCTTTTGGAGCTGACCAGTTTGATGGAGAAGATCCGGTGGAATGCCAAGCCAAAAGCTCATTCTTCAATTGGTGGTATTTTGGACTATGTACAGGTTCGTCTGTGGCAATGTTGATCCTAACCTATGTACAAGAAAACCTTAGTTGGGGTCTAGGATATGGAATCCCGTGTGTTGCGATGGTCATTGCCTTAGGTGTCTTCTTTCTTGGTACTAGAACTTATCGATATAGTGTCAAAGAAGTGAAAAGCCCATTTGTGAGAATCGGTCAAGTGTTTGTTACCGCAATTAAGAATCGGCGGGCTAAACCATCAGAAATAGCTATTGAAGAGGAAGCTTGCAGAACCTTGCCACAGCATAACTCTGAACAATTCAA GTTCCTTAACAAAGCCTTGCAAGGCAAGGTATGTACTATTAGTGATGTTGAAGAAGCAAAGGCCGTTCTTAGGCTTATTCCAATTTGGGCTACGAGCTTAGGTTATGCTATTGTGGTTGCACAAACCTCAACTTTCTTTACCGAGCAAGGGGCTACTCTTGATAGATCAATTTTTCCTGGCTTTGAGATACCAGCTGCTTCACTACAATTCTTTATCGGACTGGCCATTGTTTTTTTCATTCCTATATATGATCGTATTTTTGTTCCTATAGCAAGAGCTATCACCACTAAACCTTTTGGAATCACAATGCTACAGAGAATTGGAACTGGGATGCTTTTATCTATCATTTGCATGGTAGTTGCAGCTCTAGTTGAAATAAAAAGGCTCAAAACTGCTAAAGAATATGGGTTGGTTGATATGCCAGATGTGACTATTCCAATGAGTGTGTGGTGGCTTCTTCCTCAATATGTTTTGTCTGGAATTGCTGATGTTTTCACCATTGTTGGGCTACAAGAATTCTTCTATGATCAGGTCCCAAGTGAATTAAGAAGTGTTGGTCTTGCCCTCTATCTTAGTATTTTGGGGGTTGGGAATTTTTTAAGTAGCTTTCTTGTCTCTATCATTGAGGAGGTGACTGGTGGGGATGGCAAAGATAGTTGGTTTGCTGATAATCTTAATCGGGCACATCTTGACTATTTTTATTGGCTACTTGCTGGAATTAGTGCAGTTGCATTTACTGCCTACTTGTATTTTGCAAAATCTTATATTTATAATAGGCCAAgtacaatttaa
- the LOC115983283 gene encoding protein NRT1/ PTR FAMILY 5.10-like isoform X1 encodes MSIETPPLLDTVANAVVDYKGQRVLRSNSGGWRSACFIIGVEVAERFAYYGISCNLVMYLTEQLGQSTATAAENVNTWSGTASLLPLLGAFVADSYLGRYRTIIIASCIYILGLGLLTLSAMLPSISTSNYVGKNKVTLASSELQVNLFFISLYLVAVGQGGHKPCVQAFGADQFDGEDPVECQAKSSFFNWWYFGLCTGSSVAMLILTYVQENLSWGLGYGIPCVAMVIALGVFFLGTRTYRYSVKEVKSPFVRIGQVFVTAIKNRRAKPSEIAIEEEACRTLPQHNSEQFKFLNKALQGKVCTISDVEEAKAVLRLIPIWATSLGYAIVVAQTSTFFTEQGATLDRSIFPGFEIPAASLQFFIGLAIVFFIPIYDRIFVPIARAITTKPFGITMLQRIGTGMLLSIICMVVAALVEIKRLKTAKEYGLVDMPDVTIPMSVWWLLPQYVLSGIADVFTIVGLQEFFYDQVPSELRSVGLALYLSILGVGNFLSSFLVSIIEEVTGGDGKDSWFADNLNRAHLDYFYWLLAGISAVAFTAYLYFAKSYIYNRPSTI; translated from the exons ATGTCCATTGAAACGCCACCGCTATTAGACACAGTTGCAAATGCCGTCGTTGACTACAAAGGCCAGCGAGTCCTCAGATCCAATTCCGGAGGTTGGAGGTCTGCATGTTTCATCATAG gtgTGGAAGTGGCGGAGAGGTTTGCATATTATGGGATTAGCTGCAACCTGGTCATGTACTTGACTGAGCAGCTGGGGCAATCAACAGCCACTGCAGCCGAGAACGTCAACACTTGGTCAGGAACGGCATCGTTGCTTCCTCTTTTAGGAGCATTCGTAGCTGATTCTTATCTGGGGCGCTACCGCACCATTATTATTGCTTCTTGCATTTACATTCTG GGACTAGGCTTGCTGACTCTGTCAGCTATGCTTCCTTCTATCAGTACCTCTAATTACGTGGGCAAAAACAAAGTTACATTAGCTTCTTCCGAGCTCCAAGTGAATTTATTCTTCATCTCTCTATATCTAGTAGCAGTTGGGCAAGGTGGACATAAGCCTTGCGTTCAAGCTTTTGGAGCTGACCAGTTTGATGGAGAAGATCCGGTGGAATGCCAAGCCAAAAGCTCATTCTTCAATTGGTGGTATTTTGGACTATGTACAGGTTCGTCTGTGGCAATGTTGATCCTAACCTATGTACAAGAAAACCTTAGTTGGGGTCTAGGATATGGAATCCCGTGTGTTGCGATGGTCATTGCCTTAGGTGTCTTCTTTCTTGGTACTAGAACTTATCGATATAGTGTCAAAGAAGTGAAAAGCCCATTTGTGAGAATCGGTCAAGTGTTTGTTACCGCAATTAAGAATCGGCGGGCTAAACCATCAGAAATAGCTATTGAAGAGGAAGCTTGCAGAACCTTGCCACAGCATAACTCTGAACAATTCAA GTTCCTTAACAAAGCCTTGCAAGGCAAGGTATGTACTATTAGTGATGTTGAAGAAGCAAAGGCCGTTCTTAGGCTTATTCCAATTTGGGCTACGAGCTTAGGTTATGCTATTGTGGTTGCACAAACCTCAACTTTCTTTACCGAGCAAGGGGCTACTCTTGATAGATCAATTTTTCCTGGCTTTGAGATACCAGCTGCTTCACTACAATTCTTTATCGGACTGGCCATTGTTTTTTTCATTCCTATATATGATCGTATTTTTGTTCCTATAGCAAGAGCTATCACCACTAAACCTTTTGGAATCACAATGCTACAGAGAATTGGAACTGGGATGCTTTTATCTATCATTTGCATGGTAGTTGCAGCTCTAGTTGAAATAAAAAGGCTCAAAACTGCTAAAGAATATGGGTTGGTTGATATGCCAGATGTGACTATTCCAATGAGTGTGTGGTGGCTTCTTCCTCAATATGTTTTGTCTGGAATTGCTGATGTTTTCACCATTGTTGGGCTACAAGAATTCTTCTATGATCAGGTCCCAAGTGAATTAAGAAGTGTTGGTCTTGCCCTCTATCTTAGTATTTTGGGGGTTGGGAATTTTTTAAGTAGCTTTCTTGTCTCTATCATTGAGGAGGTGACTGGTGGGGATGGCAAAGATAGTTGGTTTGCTGATAATCTTAATCGGGCACATCTTGACTATTTTTATTGGCTACTTGCTGGAATTAGTGCAGTTGCATTTACTGCCTACTTGTATTTTGCAAAATCTTATATTTATAATAGGCCAAgtacaatttaa
- the LOC115985289 gene encoding F-box/kelch-repeat protein At3g06240-like has protein sequence MKNKNRSSSYCNNRRRQSNKPFCNFCKCFGHSFETCYLRNNSAISIYAATVDNTESGQPMAPISAQSQSSGSTFTISRDDLVNIISNVICMNNDYKVVRISSSPLSIHEIEVYTFSSNSWRRVGFNLKPDLKFFDKDHFLPTPLVSGALHWMVVMREGEENHRDKNMIMSFDVNSEIFRKLALPHVSIDANNLHGCLASFKGKLAFITSGHGEQNGFWHSIWVMREYGVVESWNKLFVQRKDPDIQYLSSIAALMESLCLLDGANVVSY, from the exons atgaagaataagaaCAGATCTTCTTCTTATTGCAATAATCGTCGCCGACAATCCAACAAAcctttttgcaatttttgcaaatgtTTTGGCCATAGTTTTGAGACTTGCTATCTTCGCAACAATTCAGCTATTTCAATTTATGCTGCTACTGTTGATAACACTGAGAGTGGCCAACCAATGGCTCCCATCTCTGCACAGTCTCAATCTTCTGgatccactttcaccatttccagAGATGACCTTGTAAACATCATCTCTAATGTCATTTGTATG AATAATGACTACAAGGTTGTCAGGATTTCATCTTCCCCTTTGTCTATACATGAGATTGAGGTGTACACATTCAGTTCGAATTCATGGAGAAGGGTTGGATTCAACTTGAAACCCGATCTTAAGTTCTTTGATAAAGATCATTTTTTGCCAACCCCATTGGTTAGTGGAGCTTTACACTGGATGGTAGTTatgagagaaggagaagaaaatcaCAGggataaaaatatgattatgtCATTCGATGTCAATAGTGAGATTTTCAGAAAGCTAGCACTGCCTCATGTTTCTATCGATGCCAACAACCTTCATGGATGTCTTGCATCATTCAAGGGGAAATTGGCTTTCATTACATCTGGACATGGTGAACAAAATGGCTTTTGGCACTCCATATGGGTGATGAGGGAGTATGGTGTGGTTGAGTCTTGGAATAAACTTTTTGTT CAAAGGAAGGATCCTGATATCCAATATCTTTCATCTATAGCTGCTCTCATGGAGAGCCTTTGTTTACTTGATGGAGCAAACGTGGTGTCTTACTAA
- the LOC115983283 gene encoding protein NRT1/ PTR FAMILY 5.10-like isoform X3, whose amino-acid sequence MSSETPPLLDTVANAVVDYRGQRVLRSNSGGWRSACFIIGVEVAERFAYYGISCNLVMYLTEQLGQSTATAAENVNTWSGTASLLPLLGAFVADSYLGRYRTIIIASCIYILGLGLLTLSAMLPSISTSNYVGKNKVTLASSELQVNLFFISLYLVAVGQGGHKPCVQAFGADQFDGEDPVECQAKSSFFNWWYFGLCTGSSVAMLILTYVQENLSWGLGYGIPCVAMVIALGVFFLGTRTYRYSVKEVKSPFVRIGQVFVTAIKNRRAKPSEIAIEEEACRTLPQHNSEQFKFLNKALQGKVCTISDVEEAKAVLRLIPIWATSLGYAIVVAQTSTFFTEQGATLDRSIFPGFEIPAASLQFFIGLAIVFFIPIYDRIFVPIARAITTKPFGITMLQRIGTGMLLSIICMVVAALVEIKRLKTAKEYGLVDMPDVTIPMSVWWLLPQYVLSGIADVFTIVGLQEFFYDQVPSELRSVGLALYLSILGVGNFLSSFLVSIIEEVTGGDGKDSWFADNLNRAHLDYFYWLLAGISAVAFTAYLYFAKSYIYNRPSTI is encoded by the exons gtgTGGAAGTGGCGGAGAGGTTTGCATATTATGGGATTAGCTGCAACCTGGTCATGTACTTGACTGAGCAGCTGGGGCAATCAACAGCCACTGCAGCCGAGAACGTCAACACTTGGTCAGGAACGGCATCGTTGCTTCCTCTTTTAGGAGCATTCGTAGCTGATTCTTATCTGGGGCGCTACCGCACCATTATTATTGCTTCTTGCATTTACATTCTG GGACTAGGCTTGCTGACTCTGTCAGCTATGCTTCCTTCTATCAGTACCTCTAATTACGTGGGCAAAAACAAAGTTACATTAGCTTCTTCCGAGCTCCAAGTGAATTTATTCTTCATCTCTCTATATCTAGTAGCAGTTGGGCAAGGTGGACATAAGCCTTGCGTTCAAGCTTTTGGAGCTGACCAGTTTGATGGAGAAGATCCGGTGGAATGCCAAGCCAAAAGCTCATTCTTCAATTGGTGGTATTTTGGACTATGTACAGGTTCGTCTGTGGCAATGTTGATCCTAACCTATGTACAAGAAAACCTTAGTTGGGGTCTAGGATATGGAATCCCGTGTGTTGCGATGGTCATTGCCTTAGGTGTCTTCTTTCTTGGTACTAGAACTTATCGATATAGTGTCAAAGAAGTGAAAAGCCCATTTGTGAGAATCGGTCAAGTGTTTGTTACCGCAATTAAGAATCGGCGGGCTAAACCATCAGAAATAGCTATTGAAGAGGAAGCTTGCAGAACCTTGCCACAGCATAACTCTGAACAATTCAA GTTCCTTAACAAAGCCTTGCAAGGCAAGGTATGTACTATTAGTGATGTTGAAGAAGCAAAGGCCGTTCTTAGGCTTATTCCAATTTGGGCTACGAGCTTAGGTTATGCTATTGTGGTTGCACAAACCTCAACTTTCTTTACCGAGCAAGGGGCTACTCTTGATAGATCAATTTTTCCTGGCTTTGAGATACCAGCTGCTTCACTACAATTCTTTATCGGACTGGCCATTGTTTTTTTCATTCCTATATATGATCGTATTTTTGTTCCTATAGCAAGAGCTATCACCACTAAACCTTTTGGAATCACAATGCTACAGAGAATTGGAACTGGGATGCTTTTATCTATCATTTGCATGGTAGTTGCAGCTCTAGTTGAAATAAAAAGGCTCAAAACTGCTAAAGAATATGGGTTGGTTGATATGCCAGATGTGACTATTCCAATGAGTGTGTGGTGGCTTCTTCCTCAATATGTTTTGTCTGGAATTGCTGATGTTTTCACCATTGTTGGGCTACAAGAATTCTTCTATGATCAGGTCCCAAGTGAATTAAGAAGTGTTGGTCTTGCCCTCTATCTTAGTATTTTGGGGGTTGGGAATTTTTTAAGTAGCTTTCTTGTCTCTATCATTGAGGAGGTGACTGGTGGGGATGGCAAAGATAGTTGGTTTGCTGATAATCTTAATCGGGCACATCTTGACTATTTTTATTGGCTACTTGCTGGAATTAGTGCAGTTGCATTTACTGCCTACTTGTATTTTGCAAAATCTTATATTTATAATAGGCCAAgtacaatttaa